The following proteins are co-located in the Meriones unguiculatus strain TT.TT164.6M chromosome 4, Bangor_MerUng_6.1, whole genome shotgun sequence genome:
- the Snrnp35 gene encoding U11/U12 small nuclear ribonucleoprotein 35 kDa protein isoform X1, producing MLELGRGGGWESMSDWMPIAKEYDPLKAGSIDGTDEDPHDRAVWRAMLARYVPNKGVTGDPLLTLFVARLNLQTKEEKLKEVFSRYGDIRRLRLVRDLVTGFSKGYAFIEYKEERALLKAYRDADGLVIDQHEIFVDYELERTLRGWIPRRLGGGLGGKKESGQLRFGGRDRPFRKPINLPVVKNEPHREGKRERRERSRSRDRHWDPRPRERDHDRGREKRWQEREQARVWPENDWEREREFREERVKSRDKRDRSK from the exons ATGTTGGAGCTTGGCAGAGGCGGAGGCTGGGAG AGCATGAGCGACTGGATGCCCATTGCCAAGGAATATGACCCGCTTAAAGCTGGCAGCATCGATGGCACGGATGAAGACCCACATGACCGCGCTGTTTGGAGGGCCATGCTGGCCCGATATGTCCCCAACAAAGGTGTCACTGGAGATCCCCTCCTTACCCTGTTTGTGGCACGACTGAACTTGCAGACCAAAGAGGAGAAGTTAAAGGAAGTCTTCTCTCGATACGGTGATATCCGGCGCCTGCGGCTGGTTCGGGACCTGGTGACAGGCTTCTCCAAGGGCTATGCTTTCATTGAGTACAAGGAGGAGCGGGCCCTGCTGAAGGCCTACCGTGATGCTGATGGCCTGGTCATTGACCAGCACGAGATATTTGTGGACTATGAGCTGGAGAGGACCCTCCGTGGCTGGATCCCTCGGCGGCTGGGTGGTGGGTTGGGTGGGAAAAAGGAATCTGGGCAACTGAGGTTTGGTGGCCGGGATCGGCCTTTCCGAAAGCCCATCAACTTGCCAGTTGTCAAGAATGAGCCACATcgagaagggaaaagggaaaggagggagcgGTCTCGATCCAGGGATAGACACTGGGACCCCAGGCCCAGGGAACGGGACCATGACAGGGGGCGAGAGAAGCGCTGGCAAGAGAGGGAGCAGGCCAGGGTGTGGCCCGAGAATgactgggaaagagagagggagttcAGGGAGGAGAGGGTCAAAAGCAGGGACAAGAGAGACAGGAGTAAGTAG
- the Snrnp35 gene encoding U11/U12 small nuclear ribonucleoprotein 35 kDa protein isoform X2, with the protein MSDWMPIAKEYDPLKAGSIDGTDEDPHDRAVWRAMLARYVPNKGVTGDPLLTLFVARLNLQTKEEKLKEVFSRYGDIRRLRLVRDLVTGFSKGYAFIEYKEERALLKAYRDADGLVIDQHEIFVDYELERTLRGWIPRRLGGGLGGKKESGQLRFGGRDRPFRKPINLPVVKNEPHREGKRERRERSRSRDRHWDPRPRERDHDRGREKRWQEREQARVWPENDWEREREFREERVKSRDKRDRSK; encoded by the coding sequence ATGAGCGACTGGATGCCCATTGCCAAGGAATATGACCCGCTTAAAGCTGGCAGCATCGATGGCACGGATGAAGACCCACATGACCGCGCTGTTTGGAGGGCCATGCTGGCCCGATATGTCCCCAACAAAGGTGTCACTGGAGATCCCCTCCTTACCCTGTTTGTGGCACGACTGAACTTGCAGACCAAAGAGGAGAAGTTAAAGGAAGTCTTCTCTCGATACGGTGATATCCGGCGCCTGCGGCTGGTTCGGGACCTGGTGACAGGCTTCTCCAAGGGCTATGCTTTCATTGAGTACAAGGAGGAGCGGGCCCTGCTGAAGGCCTACCGTGATGCTGATGGCCTGGTCATTGACCAGCACGAGATATTTGTGGACTATGAGCTGGAGAGGACCCTCCGTGGCTGGATCCCTCGGCGGCTGGGTGGTGGGTTGGGTGGGAAAAAGGAATCTGGGCAACTGAGGTTTGGTGGCCGGGATCGGCCTTTCCGAAAGCCCATCAACTTGCCAGTTGTCAAGAATGAGCCACATcgagaagggaaaagggaaaggagggagcgGTCTCGATCCAGGGATAGACACTGGGACCCCAGGCCCAGGGAACGGGACCATGACAGGGGGCGAGAGAAGCGCTGGCAAGAGAGGGAGCAGGCCAGGGTGTGGCCCGAGAATgactgggaaagagagagggagttcAGGGAGGAGAGGGTCAAAAGCAGGGACAAGAGAGACAGGAGTAAGTAG